From Penaeus vannamei isolate JL-2024 chromosome 12, ASM4276789v1, whole genome shotgun sequence, the proteins below share one genomic window:
- the Alr gene encoding FAD-linked sulfhydryl oxidase ALR — translation MDTQGSDPTSLFSAQPGKPCRACTDFRSWMKQQGSLQGASKSGKEGEEKNSSSQNNQKDNTNASSSASGSTLNGNVKSATVDPDDTDVPLTGNAAKYGCPADSLSLGRGSWRLLHSMAAYYPEKPSADQQKDMSTFITIFSKFYPCQPCAEDFRDWMKKNTPDVSSQKGLSRWFCEAHNEVNRKLEKPLFDCSLVNERWRDGWKDGSCD, via the exons ATGGACACGCAAGGAAGTGACCCAACGTCTCTCTTTTCTGCCCAGCCTGGCAAACCTTGTCGGGCGTGCACGGATTTCAGGTCATGGATGAAGCAACAAGGAAGCCTCCAGGGGGCTTCTAAGTCTGGTAAG gaaggagaagagaaaaacagttCATCACAGAACAATCAAAAGGATAACACAAACGCATCTAGTTCAGCGTCAGGATCTACTTTGAACGGAAATGTAAAATCGGCGACAGTTGACCCAGATGACACGGATGTTCCTCTAACAG GAAATGCTGCCAAATACGGGTGTCCTGCAGATAGTTTGTCCCTTGGGCGAGGGTCATGGAGACTTTTACATAGCATGGCAGCATACTATCCAGAGAAGCCATCAGCTGACCAACAGAAGGACATGTCCACTTTTATCACAATATTCTCAAAATTCTATCCTTGCCAGCCATGTGCAGAGGATTTCAGAGACTG GATGAAGAAGAACACTCCAGATGTTTCTTCACAGAAAGGACTCTCTCGCTGGTTTTGTGAAGCCCACAATGAAGTCAACAGGAAACTGGAGAAACCATTATTTGACTGCAGTTTAGTAAATGAGAGATGGCGTGATGGTTGGAAAGATGGATCTTGTGAttaa